The Papaver somniferum cultivar HN1 unplaced genomic scaffold, ASM357369v1 unplaced-scaffold_114, whole genome shotgun sequence region CAGGTCTGATCTGGAATTCAACTGAATCAGCTGAATTTcggttttttttatatttataattaaaattaattcTACGACGTAGTCTAGGTGCCATACCTAAGTAACAGTCAGGAAGTATTGTAAATCAGATTTACTCAGAGTCAACCGGAAAGTGTCGTTCCAGAATAAGACACTGAATCTACGACACTTTCAGGGGAAATCTTAAAGTGTCTTATATATCGCCAGTACGACACTCTCCAACCATCTTAAAAAGACTTTTCCACTAGTgttttttctcgagaccctgtaggttaaggacttaaagacttcattgggactgtgaagccagacgaaactacttttcttgtagttgagcgatctgatcttgccattttctatcatacgagttcaactgaaagattggcttgagattatatctccgatagggaaagataaaaagaaatcacaaacatcttcgtctcatcgtttatgattccgcaatatatttttccgctaccatacaattaagattattgtgagctgattgaCAATTctgggtttttcttcgggaataaaagTCCGCGTTAtcgttcgtgttcaccttgattttatcaaaaaacggaacaaactcgtagttttatctgtgggagacagatttatctattaccgtagacttttctgtgtgatacaaatttgtttattcaagtcttcgactttgggtcgtagcaactcttggttgtgggtgagatcagctaagggaatcaagtgtgtagcatcagagacgtaaggagcgcaactgtaccttgaatcagtgcgaggttgattgaggttcaactatagtccagaccgaagttaattcggtgtttgtgttatttctattccgcattatattttgttatataattgaaatatcatacgttgtgcgttgtatcgatcaattgtgaaatccaacctttggttgttgattggaaattgattgatccttaaatattggtcttcggtaccatccaagtttatatctcttgtatttgataaagactcgcagatttctatttgtttgagtatagatcaaatcaagagatcgagatattaacttcttgatatactttttattaagattgagtttgtctgtctagttgattctcttaaatgtaTAGTAGATTTTTtctatacagatttctaatcgaaatattgggtgtggttgttagacccccgcattttcagtaacTACTGAAAAATAAATGCTGGTGGTTGTGAACCCCTCTGCAGAAAATCAACAAATGTGATTAATAGGCACAAAACCCAAATTAAGTTCGATTAAAATCTCTTAAATTAGTGCAATATTTGGATCCAAGAAGTAACACCTTAAACGTGCAAGCCTGAATTTtgaaaattacaggttggtgtaaTCTTCGTGCGTTATACGAGAAATATTATCGTTGTAAAAACGATGTGagggtttcattttttttccacaaACTCTAGGATTAGTTCAATAATACTTTGTTCACCCCATATGATGCATTTGGTGTGGTAATCCTTAAGGACTCATATTGCATTCACATAAGAAATGGGGTCGGGGAACATATTTGAATTCAGGACGACACCTGATTCTATTATGTTAGGTTTAACaattttttatgtgtttttaaaaatttggtacaaaaacaaaaaattcgaattaattagttgatgatattaaTTTTATAGGCCTATTAAGGAGTCCTTAAAAAAAATCCACGATGcagaaacataaaaaaataaaaagttccCGTAAATCTGAAGTAAAATGTTATGCTTACATTCTTCTATGGTAGAGACCAGAGTTATGATTCTGATGCTTGTCTTCTATAATACGCACATAGTTGAGTTAACATTCATAAATCGTAAaaagttgtattttttttttcgtttcagGTTTCGTCCCATTTGGTTTTTCCTGACActgttttaacgaggcaacaccTTGTTGACGttaaatttttatttaaaatgttGATATTGCACTCTTTTGCCTTTGTACATGTATTTTCTTCCTGTTGGATTTTTGAtggcaaggttttaatgaggcaatttaaTTCGACATAGTGATCATCCAAGGAGGAGTTGTATCAATTTTAGTTATTTGTTGGATTCCCATCATTATCGAGGTCAATCTGTTAGACGAAATCTTCATAACAATCTCCTTGAAATTTGGATGTCCTTCCGAACTACAAAGATTTAACCACAAGTACGGTATTTGTTCATGTATTGAAATGTATTCATATCTTTGCATATTTTTGAAGAAACTACACCAACCACTTCTTCAAATCATATCCGAGAAGCTGGTAATCGAAGACACAAATTCTGTATGCATTTAAAGAGGCACGAAAAATCGAGAACACTACTTTTTAGAAGACTTTCAGaaaagaaaacttcatcaactagTAATTTCTTCGCGAAAGAAGAAACAATCTTTTGACCTCATATTAACTATACTACCTATAGGACACCCCATATTATCCCACCAAAGTTATAGCTAGAGCCAAGAGTTTTGTCGGTTTAACAGTCGGGCTTGGATTATAGACGGACAAAGATGAAGCCCAACACAGACGCAGTTTATATATAATGAACCCTATCACTATTTCTCAATCGATcgacaaaaagaaaaaacgatAAAAATCCGATCCCTAATAATCTCTCTCTTTTTGATCATTTAGTCATGTCGATATCCACCAGCAGTTTTCATCAAGAGAAGGAAGCTCATCCCGGAAAGAAACAAAAGATGAGCGATGGAAGCGAAGCTGCTGAAGATATGGATCTTGGTtcgttttccttttccttttctctCGTCATCTAATTTGTTCTTCTGAAATTCTTgttttccacctaattaataGAAAAAACCCTAATATTGATCTTAATTTTGTTAGCTTTATATCTAATTTGTTTTCCAATCTAAATTTTGTTAGGGTTTAATTTCCCCCAATCCCCCGTAAATCGATTAAACCCCCTAATCTATGGTTCATTAATAACTGAAAACATAggtgagcaaaacaagaactgcGACAATTGTGGGAAGATTGGTGATCATCGGACAGAAGATTGTCGTTCTGGAATTTATGGTAGGTCACGAAAGTATGACCAAAACACTATCCGTTTTAGAAACCTCTCAGAAGATACCCACAGGGATCAGTTGGGTTGGCTGTGCAGTAATTACGGGACAGTTGCTCGTGCTGCTGGTCCTGAAATTAAGGGCATGAAAGATCAAGGTTTGGTGGCCTTTGAAAACAAGAAAGATGCACAAATAGCCATTCAGAAGCTCAATGGTTCCACTTATAAGGGTCGCGTTATCACAGTCGAGTGGGCTTTGAAAGATAATGCACCAGACCTCCAGGAAACCAAGTGCAGGTATTGTGGGAAGATTGATGAACACTCGGATAAACATTGTCCTTTAGTAGTTTTTAACCCGACGATAGGCAAGTATGTCCATAGCACTCTCCATTTTAGAAACTTCGCAGGAGACACTGATAGGTCAGACATATCATGGCTGTGCCGTAATTTTGGGGAACTTGCTTGTGTTTTTGAGCCTGGATTGTATTTTGAGGGAGATCAAGGTTTGGCGGTAGCCTTTGAGAACAAGGAAGATGCACAAAAGGCAATTCAGAAGCTCAATGGTCTCCTTTATAAGGGCCGTGTTATCACAGTCGAGTGGGCTAAGGAAAAGAACTAGAATTCCCCTTGAAATCTTGAAATTATCCCTGTGTTTGTTATTTCTCCTTGTTTTGTAATAACTAGTCTATGGACGCATGTATAAACTAACTTATGGCCTTGCGCATGCAGATATGTTTGGAGTGTATCTTTTTGAGTGCTGTCTCCCGTTATTACTGCTGTACCATTtacttactccctccgttctagtTTACTTGCTTTAAattggattttgcaaaaacttgaaattcaaattactttcacatacaccatcgatctttcaaattgtttgtttaatatactagtttgctaaaaaaaaacacaatttaggCAAGTAAATTAGGACGGTGGGAGTATTATTCTTTCCTAGTTTTACAAtaaatccattttttttttctttttttatcaacgtatttcaattcattcaaatcaaaatagtgattacatgttggcttacaagaataacaaaaacatcaaaataagagataatAAAAACCCTAATACTAACAAGGACATCAATTACAAGTAGACTGCGAAGAGAAAGTGCGATAAACCGCAAAGATATCCAAAAAAGttttatgtataagggagagacGATGGTATATATGGAAACGaattccgaccatttaatctgattatATTCTTCTTccataagagatgctcctaaaacaAAGGAGTGATTTTCCCATAATATTATCGATCCACACGAACATAGATGCGCGATATCGTGATAAATCGTTGGTGGTTTTGAATCGAGAGTACCAAGCCACGAACCAACCATTACAATTTGAAGAACTCGCCCCACAACGACGAAAAAAAATCATCCCAAAACgacgaagaaatatgtcaaaagacGCCAAAAATGATGTAAAGCCATCTTATATAATTACCTATTATCAAaaactttttttaaaaaaagagtcCTTGATCAGTTTaaaccagatctgagcaagatggctcttgagtttttttttcttttttttttttgagaaagagaagatgaagaaaaagatgagagagaaaaaagaatAAACCCATGTTTTTTAAAAGTCAA contains the following coding sequences:
- the LOC113328938 gene encoding uncharacterized protein LOC113328938 isoform X2 produces the protein MSISTSSFHQEKEAHPGKKQKMSDGSEAAEDMDLGEQNKNCDNCGKIGDHRTEDCRSGIYGRSRKYDQNTIRFRNLSEDTHRDQLGWLCSNYGTVARAAGPEIKGMKDQGLVAFENKKDAQIAIQKLNGSTYKGRVITVEWALKDNAPDLQETKCRYCGKIDEHSDKHCPLVVFNPTIGKYVHSTLHFRNFAGDTDRSDISWLCRNFGELACVFEPGLYFEGDQGLAVAFENKEDAQKAIQKLNGLLYKGRVITVEWAKEKN
- the LOC113328938 gene encoding uncharacterized protein LOC113328938 isoform X1, with the translated sequence MSISTSSFHQEKEAHPGKKQKMSDGSEAAEDMDLGFNFPQSPVNRLNPLIYGSLITENIGEQNKNCDNCGKIGDHRTEDCRSGIYGRSRKYDQNTIRFRNLSEDTHRDQLGWLCSNYGTVARAAGPEIKGMKDQGLVAFENKKDAQIAIQKLNGSTYKGRVITVEWALKDNAPDLQETKCRYCGKIDEHSDKHCPLVVFNPTIGKYVHSTLHFRNFAGDTDRSDISWLCRNFGELACVFEPGLYFEGDQGLAVAFENKEDAQKAIQKLNGLLYKGRVITVEWAKEKN